The genomic region GCGAGCTGGTGCGCGTGCCCGAGGAGGTTTCCGCCGAGCTCGAGATCACCGCGCTGGCCGACCGGGCCTTCAAGACCGGTGGGCCGGCGCTCTTGTTCGAGAACGTACGGGACCGCGACTTCCCGCTGGTGATCGGGCTCTTCGGTACCCCCGAGCGCACCGCGCGGGCGCTGGGGGTGCGCGCGCTCGACGACCTGGCGGCTCGGGTAGAGCGCCTCTTGGAGCTCAAGCCCGCGGGCGGCCTCGCCGGGGCGCTGGCCATGCTGCCCAAGCTGGGTGAGCTGAAAGGCCTCTTTCCCAAAAAGGTGCGGCGCGCGCCGGTGCAGGAGGTGGTGCTCACGGGTGACCGGGTCGACCTGGGCCGGCTACCGGTGCAGACCTGCTGGCCCGGCGACGGCGGCCCCTTCGTCACCCTGCCCCAGGTGATCACCCGGGATCCCGAGACCGGCGAGTACAACGTGGGAATGTACCGCATGCAGGTCTTCGGGCCACGTAGCACGGCCATGCACTGGCAGCTCTACAAGACCGGGCGCAGGCACTTCGAAAAGGCCCGCAAGCTGGGAACGAGGCTCGAGGTGGCCGTGGCCCTGGGCGGCGACCCCGTCCTCACCTACGCGGCCACCGCGCCGCTGCCCGAGCTGCCGGGGCTCTACGAGTACCACCTGGCCGGCTTCTTGCGCGGGCGGCCGGTGGAGCTGGTGAAGGCCAAGACAGTGGACCTGTGGGTGCCCGCGGAGGCCGAGTTCGTGCTCGAGGGCTACGTGGATCCGGCCGAGCCCTTCGTGACCGAGGGTCCTTTCGGCGACCACACCGGGTTCTACACCCCGCCCTCGCCCTACCCGCTGTTCCACGTCACCGCCCTAAGCCACCGCCGCGGGGCGGTCTACCCCAGCACCGTCGTGGGGCCGCCGCCGATGGAGGACGCCTGGCTCATCGAGGCCAGTGAGCGCATCTTCCTGCCCGCGGCGCAGCTCGTCATCCCCGAGATCCGCGACTACCACATGCCGCCCGCGGGCGTGGCCCACAACTGGGTCAACGTCGAGATCGAAAAGAGCTACGCCGGGCAGGGCTTCAAGGTGGCGAGCGGGCTCTTGGGCCTGGGGCAGATGATGTCCACCAAGGTGGTCGTCGTCACCAGCGACGCGCCGCCCAAGCCCGGCTTCGGGGCGCTGCTCGCGGCGGTGCGCCACCTGCGCCCCGAGCGCGACGTCGTTTTCAGTAAGGGCCCCACCGACGAGCTCGACCACGCGCCCGCGCAGGTGGGGTTTTCGGGAAAGCTGATCCTCGACGGCACGGTCAAGCTGGAGGCCGAAGGCCCCGCGGCCGCGCCGCCCGTACCGCCCGGACCCGCCGGGCACCCGGAGGTGACGGCCCAGCACGCCTGGCCCGGGGTGCTGGCGGTGACGATCGAAAAGCGCCGGCCCGGCCAGGTGCGGGCGCTGGCGCGTCGGCTCGCGGCGGACCCGGCGGTGCGGCTGCTCCTGGTGGCCGACGGCGGGATCGACCCCGCGAATCCCGACGCCTTGATGTGGTGGGTGCTCGCCAACCTGGATCCGGCCCGCGACGCCTGGGTCGAGGCGGGGCGCACGCTGGTGCTCGACGGCACCCGCAAGCTGCCCGAAGAGGGGGCCCGCCCCTGGCCCGAGGTGGCGCGGCTGGACGAGAAGACGCTCGAACGAGCGCGACCGCTCATCGAGCGCTGGCTTTCCTGAGTGTTGACCGAGGGCCGCACCGCTGCCCTGAGCGGTTTCCGTTCCCAGTTGTAGCGCTTTCTTTGGCGCACGAATGGATTGCAAGTGCGGCCTCTCCGCAACGTTCGGGGAAATTTCCCTCGAGATCCGGGAAAAATTCCCTTGTCGTTTCCCATGATGTTCGGGGACAATGAACCCGTACACCCCATGGGTGTTTGCGGGTCGAGCAACGATCGGCGCTTCGTGGCGGGGTACCGGCCGGTTCTGGAACGTAGTGAACCTGGCCCCATCGACCGCGCAGTGTGAGAGGGGGAACGCAATGGCCTGGAGCAACTTTCGGATTTTGTTCACCCGGGCGATACGCTGGTCCGCTCTGATCTCGGCGGTTTTGGTCTTGGCGCTGGCCTCTTCTGGCTCCTTGCCCTCCGAGCGGAACCCGGTACAGCCCGCGTATGCCTCGTGGTGGGCCTGCTCCAACGACTTCTGGTGCCAGCCATGTGGTTTCAGGAACCAGCAGCAGTCGTGCCGAAACTGCATTAGGTGCTATGCGACCGGAGGCGAGGTCTGGTGCGATCTCCATTCGACCGTACGATGCAGCGCCTGTCAGCGTATGTGCTGAAGGCCGCCCTGGCGTGGGCTGCGCTGGCCTCAGTAGCTGTGGCGGGGACCGACCTCCTGCCCCTGACCTTCTTTCACATCAACGGTTCGGATCCGCGCAGCCGCGACCCGGGGTACGTTTCTTGTCTGGTGGGTGCGGACGGCTCGGCGGTGGAACCTTTCTCGAGCTCGCGCACCGCGTTGCTTCTTACCCCGGTCTGGGCTCTAGCGGAAGCGCCCGATGATGCTGCGGAAACACTGCGCTTTCTGGACCGCATTGTCGCAGTGGACCATGCACGGCAGTTCACCCTCGTGCTGTTCGACCCCTACCCCTTTCCCTCTTCGCCGCCGGTAAGGGAAAAGCTGGCCACGTCCTTGCGCGTTCCCCCACCCAAGATACCTACGACGCTAGGTTTGGACCGCTACGGCATCCGCGTTGCCTTTGAATGCTCGGCCTCCCAGCAGGACCGCGCCCGCGAGAAGATCGACACGGTCGGCGGAGCGTACCTGTTCGACGGGAACGTCTTGCGCTACCGCTACCTCATACCCTCGCTTAGCCTGGACGGCCGCGGCTACCTTGACGCGCTGCGGAAGAACCTCGTGGACTTTCTATCCGGCCTCGACGTGCGGGCGTCTTTACATCCTCTATTTCTCCACGACGGTCGGGCTATCGACCTGGACGACGTGCTGCGAGGTTTGCCGGAAGGGCCGGTCGTGCTGTTCCGCATTACCGGCGACGAGGCGTATGCCGCGCAGCGTCCCCGGGTGGTGCGAAAGGGTGATGGCCCGGTAGCGCTCGAGCCGGATGGGCCAGCCGAACGCAAGGTGTACTACATGCGCACGCTCGCCCCCCGTTTTGTTGCGTTAGGGTACCGCCTCGTCGGCGTCGTCCCCCCCGGTACCCCGGAAGAGTCGTTCGCTGCCCTGAAGAAGACCTTTTCAGACTGGGCCTTTGTGGCCATGCCTGCGCCGGGTACGCAGTTTCACGAAATGGAAACGCTGCTCGTTCTCGACCGTGAGCACCGTGTGGTGGATACTTTCACCGTCGTGCTGTACGAACCCAGCCACTTTCCCGTTGGGATGGACGTGGAGGAATTCTTCGACAAGTTGCGCAGCCTCGAGCCGTGACCACGTTCACCCCCTTTGCCAGCCATCCAATAGGGAAACCCTCCTCTACATCCCGGGAAAAATTCCCTTGTAATTCTCACCAGCTTGGTCCACCATGAACTCAACCATGAAGCGCGGAATTGCTTTTGCCCTAATCCTCGCCGGCCTGGCAGCCATGGCCCAGGTGGTCCCCTGGGGCCTGGATGTGGAACGGGGCAGGGCGGTGCTGGTCTTCACCTCGAACTGCGACGACGCCGCGGCCGCCGCAAAGGTGAAGGCGCGGGTGGTGCTGGTGCTGCCCGAAGGGCAACGCTGCCAAGCCGAAGGCGCCGAGGTGTTCCACGACCCCGGCGGCCTCTGGCGTGCTACCTTCTACGTTGACCGCGAGCCCACGGTGGTCGTGCTCAAGGAGGGGCAGCAAGTCGTCGCCGCCACCCAGCCGCTCACACCGGGTCTGGCGGAATCCGTCAACCAGGTTTTGCAGGACGACCGGAGCTACCCGCCCAGGTTCGCGCTGAAGATCCGCCCCGGCGACCGACTCGCAGGCGACCTGGCGGGCTACACCGGCCTGGTCGCCTTCTGGAAGGAGGGCTGCCCCTGGTGCGAGAAGGAGCGCGACGACCTCGCCCGTCTCTGCCGCGAGCTGCCGGTGCTGCTCGTGAGCAACACCCCCGGCAAGCCCGACCTGCCTGAGTGCACCCGCCGGGGGGACTGGGTGTTGTACCGCAAGTGGGGCATCCCGGGAGCCCCGACACACGTGTGGATAGAAGAGGGGGTGGTGAAGTGGACTAGCGTAGGTTTTCAGCCAGAACTTACAAAAGTGCTGAGGATCCTGAAGGACTTGAGAGGAAGGAGGTAGGGCCATGTATGCTAAACTGAGTCTGAAAGCTCTAATCATGGCTCTTTTGCTTTTGGCTGGAACAGGATCAATGGTTGGCACGTTTGCCGCTACTGTGCAGCCTCAGCAATATTCAGGCATAAAGAAAATGGGTTGCTGGGGAGAAGAGTGTGAGCAGTGCGGTGAACAGATTCGGTTCTGTCGCGAGTGCGAGTACTGCCAGTTCATCATGGGATTTGTTGTGAATTGCTGGTCTCAATGGGAGTGCGGTGATTGTTTCTACGGGCAATACTGTTAGTCGCTGAAGTCGGATACGATCGATGGGAAGGAGGCCTGGGAAAATGAATAGGATAGCGAAGTATGCGGTATTTGGCTACCTTTTCACCGCAGCGCTTCAGTCACTTGCTACCGCCCTCTGGTTTACTCCGAGGCAAGACCCCCTTTGGGCCCGGCCTCCTTCCACCCTGCCCTGCGTTTACAACCTGAACATAGAAAAAACCGACCTTCCTAGCGAGGGGCCCGTAGCGCTGTTGGTCGTGGACTATGGCGGCTATGTACTTGGAGAAGGTTTTACCCGTAAAGTGTACGACGACTACTTTGGAAAGCTCCACAAGCGATTCGTAGAGGTGCTGCCGGTCTACGTCTTACTGAGCGCACAAGAGCCGGTGGTGTGGGGGGGCGAAGTGGGAATCGAACCTCCGGATAGCATCAGGATTCCTTGTGGGCTCGTGGATGACCCCGAGAACGCACGCAAACACGCCTACATGCCAGGGCTCTACCTTTATCGCGAAGGGGCGTTGAAGTTTGTGTACTTTAACTTCCCGTTTATTGAAGTGGGCCGGCCGGAAATCGCCCAGCGCCTACTTGATGACGTGGAGCGGTTTACAAAAGGGTATCCGCTATCCGTCGTACCGCTGCCGCTCCTGAGCGCAGAACGCATACACCCTCCGCCAGGCGACCTGCCGCTCCCTGTGTTTTTGATGCAACTTACAGGTATGGAGTGGGCTGCTCCTCCGGGAGAGCAACCGCTCAAGCGGCCGAGGATCGTGCACGATGAACAGGGGTCCGTCGTTGATTTTCAGGAGTTCCCAAGCGGTCACCCGGGGGCGAGGGGGCGGTACCTAATAGAAAAGATAAGCCCGTTTCTTGCAAAAGCCGGTGTAACGCTCGTGGGCCTGATTCCTCCGGATGGGCTCGTAAGCGAAGCCGCGGTCGATACGCTCAAGAAAATGCGACTGGCCTTCCCAGATTGGGTCTTCATTCAGTTAAACGAGCCAGCACAGGTGATCCGTTTTCGTGAGGCGGCGATCAGACCCTGCCTCATCCTCAAGAGCGGTACGGTACACTGCTTTGGATTTTTCGCAACCCAACCACAGCGAGGTAACTACTTTCCCATTGAGCTGTTCCCAACTATGCTGGAGGAAGGCGAATAGGAGGAAATGAGCACCACGGTTCGCTTGCTCCGCGCGGCGGTCACGCTTGCCGCGACTGCTCTGGCAGCCGCTTTGCTCCTTCTTGGGCTGTCCGCCTACCAGCACGCTCAGTCCGAACTAGAAAGCTTGATGCGCGTGGTGGGCAGAGACGTACTGATGCTGGAGCGCGACTGGTCCCAGCGAGGCGTGATTGTAACCCCGGACTTCGTGGATGCGCTGCGTGCGTTCGCTACGGAGCTGGATGGGTTCGAAGCGCTCGCGCTCCGCGCTTCTGGGGGGCGGTCACCCAACCGGTTCGACTATTACCACGCCTCCGTCACCCCCGAGTACTTTCCCGTGCGCCACTATCCTTTGGCCAAGGGCCGTCTTTTTGCGCCAGGAAGCTGTGAGGCCGTAGCGGGGTACGATCATGCTGATTTGCTGGGCCGGCGGATCAAGGTCCGTGGGGTTGAGGTTCATGTGGTTGGCGTGTTGGAACCCGTGTCGCGGCGCGGTGGCCCTGATCGCTACGTAGACGGAACCGTCTTCGTCCCTTACGACCTCAAAGGGCCGACGGTGCCTATGGAGGTTTACATCAAATTTTCGAGCGAGCGAGCGCTAGAGGCTGCTTGGCCACAGATCGTGCGATGGTTGGAGGCAGGCGGTTATCCCTATGTCACCCGACCACTCGCAGACCTTTTTGGAGTAGAACTCCGCAGACAACTGCGAGAAGTTCTCGGTGGAGCGCTCCTCTGGGGGCTTCTTGCGGCGCTGCTGACAGCAGGAGTAAACCTTTCCGCTTATAGCCTTGCAAGGGCCCTTGAGCAAATCCGTGCGTTGGGTATTCGACGAGCTGTTGGGGCTACTGCCCGCGACCTGCTGCACGAGACGACCTACAGCTCGCTTGCCTGGGCCCTTGCTGGATACACACTGGGTGTGGGCTTGGGCTTTGGGCTGGCAGGTTGGTTCATGCGTGAAACCGGTTTGCAAGCCACGCCGACATTGTCCAGCGTTGTTTTTGTGGGATTAGGTATCGGGGCGCTGGCTGTAGTTTCCGCTTATCCTGCCGCGCGCTGGTCGGCGTCACAACCCCCGGCGGGTGCCGTGAGGGGTATCGCTTCAAGCCTGCCGCAACGGCGTCAGGCGCTCGCTTTCGTAGGGTTGGTGTTGGGCCTCGCGGCCTACGGTGCGCAGCTTGGGATCACGAGCTCCGCGGAAGAACATGCGCGCAGAGTGGTGGGCGACCTGTCGAGCTCGACCGCAATCTACTCCTCGTTCCTCTACCTGCGGCAGCAATCGCTAACGGATCCGAGAGGGGCGGTTCCACTGAACTACAATGACTACCTTGCTCTGCGTACGTCCGAACTCGCACGCGGGATACGGCGGTCCGCCTTCGTCGAAAACTACCGAATAGAGTTGACCGGCCCTGAAGGAAAGGTGGAAACCTACTTGCGTGCTTACGAAGGCCCCTACCCTGTACTGGGCGGCGCGCGTCCTTTCCTGGGCCGCTGGCCCCTTCCAGGTGAAGGCGAATTGGCTCTAGGCCGGCGGTTGGCTGAGCGCCTGTACGGACGTCCCAAGGAGGCGCTTAGCCAAGAGCTCTCCGCATTCGGACGCAGATGGATGGTCGTGGGGGTATTCGCAGGAGCTGCGCGACCAGCACCCGGCAATGCTGCTGATGACCAAGCCCTCCTTCCGCGGGCGGATCTGAAGCGAACGCTGCCGGGAGCACGGGCGGAAATTCTGGTCGAAAAAAAGCCTGGTGCAAGCGAGCAAGTCTTCACCGAGATTGGGCAGTTCCTGACCGCACGCCACCTCGATTTCGGATTGCACCCGGTACAACCTTTGCGCCGAAACGACCTAGTCCCTGAGCTGCGATCCGTACTCATGCGTTTGGCTGCTGCTTACCGACTGCTGGCCTTCACCATTCTTGTTCTCGCTGGGGCAGGGTTGATGGCTCAAACCCTGGTGAGTGTACAGCGTCGTATGCGTGAGTTAGGTATCCGCCGAGCAACGGGAGCCACGAAGACGCAGATGTTCCTAGAGCTGCTCGCTCCTTTGGGCATTGGTGCGATGCTGGCAGGATTGTTGGGCGCTTTGCTAGGACTTGGGGCGGCGTATGCGGTCGTTAGGCTCCACGAGGCCACCTGGAGCCTGCCCTGGGCGCAGCTGCTGCTCGCCCCTATGGCCGCGCCGCTGCTCTCCGCCCTGGCCGCCGCCCTCCCCGCCTGGCAGGCCGTGTCCGTTCCCCCCGCGGAGGCGATGCGGTCGGAGTGAGGAGGTAGAGGAGGACCGTGTGATCGAACTCGCGAACGTCACCAAGGTTTACCGCAAGGGGAGGGTCGAGGTGCCCGCGCTCAGGGGTGTGGACCTGCGCATCGCCGAGGGGGAGCACGTGGCGCTGATGGGGCCTTCGGGCGCGGGCAAGAGCACCCTGCTCTACCTGATGGGGCTGATGGAGGAGCCGACCACGGGCAGGGTGACGCTCTTCGGCGAAGACGTCACCAACCTGAGCGACACCGCCCGCTCGCGCCTGCGCGGCCGCACGATCGGCTTCGTCTTCCAGGCGTTCAACCTGATTCCCCAGCTCGTGGCCTGGCAGAACGTCGCCCTGCCGCTCAGGTACCAGGGCGTGCCCCGACGGCAGCAAAAGGAACGGGCGCTCGCCATGCTGGAGCGGGTGGGGCTCGCCGACCGCTCCGAACACTACCCCGCCGAGCTGTCGGGGGGCGAGGAGCAGCGGGTGGCCATCGCCCGCGCCCTGGTCATCGAACCGCGGCTGATCCTGGCCGACGAGCCCACGGGCAATCTGGACACCCGCACCGGCCGGGCCGTCCTTGGGCTTTTGGAATCCGCCGTGGCGGACGGCCCCACGCTGCTGATCGTCACCCACGACCAGGAGGTCGCCGCTCGCGCCGGGCGGGTGGTGCGGGTGGTGGACGGTCAGGTGCTGGACGGCTCGCCTTCGGGTCCGCCGAAGTAGGCGCGCAGCAGCTGGCCGTGGGTTTTCACGCCCAACTTTTCCTTGACGACCGCGAGCCGGTTGGCCGCGGTCTTCTTTTTGAGCCCGAGCCGCTCCGCCGCGGCCTCGAGCGCGTCTTCCTGCAGGTAAGTCTTCAGCAGCCGCCGCTCGGCACGGGTGAGGGGCAGCCGGCCCAGCGGCGGACCGTGGTAGACCGCAGCCCCTACGGGTTCCTCCGGAAGGCTGCGAACGATGCGGGCGAGCTGGTCCGCGCTGCGGCAGCCCGCCACCAGCGCACGGGGATCTTGTTCCAGCAGGTCGGCGAGGTAGAGGGGCGAGGTGGAGGTGGTGACGGCCACCCAGCCCGCGAGGTCCTGGTTGAGCAGGCTGCCAAGCGGTACGTCGACGATCAACCCCAGCGCCAGCTCACCCAGAACGCGGTTCAGGGCATCGGCGATCAGGGGATCGAGGCAGGAAGCCCCTCCTGCTGACGGGTTCATCTTGAATACATTATAAAACAGACCCCTGGACCGGACCCAAGACACGACCGCCGGTTCGCGGAGGCCCGTGCCGCGAGCGCTACTCGTAATAACCCATGCGACCTCAAGCCCTGCCGTAGAATGACAGCAATGAAACGCCTGATCGTGTTCGTATTCGTCGCCGTGCTGACCGGGGGCCTGCCAGCTGCGGCCCAGACCCTGGTGGAGGTTCAGCTCGTCACCGCCACCGCGCTCAAGCTGGACAGCCAGATCCGCCTGCCCAGTGGATCGTACCGGGCCGTGGGCCAGGGGGTGGAACGGCTGGTGGCCAAGGTGCGCGGCCTCGAGGGGTACGGCCGCTGGGAGGCCTACACGGCCAAGGGGATCGCCCGCAACCTGCGGAACGCCTACGTGCACCAGGTGGCCAACGCCTTCGCGGTGGCCGGTTACCTACTGTCCGAGCAGAAGTCCTTTCAGGCGGGCCAGGAACGGCACACCCGCTACCTCTTCGAGTCCATGGACGGCAAGCGCGCCCTGCTTTACGTGATCGAAGCCCCCGACGCGCTGGTCTGGCTGGTGGGGTGGTCCAACTGACCTTTGCGCGCCGGCGGTGCGGCCATTAAGATGGGGTGCGTATGCGCGTTATCGTCGTAGGCACCCGCGGGAGCCTTCTTGCCCTTACCCAAACCCGCTGGGCGGTCGAGCGGCTGAAGGAGAACTGGCCCGAGACCGAGTTCAAGATCAAAACGATCCAGACCAAGGGCGACCGCGGCGCCGATCCGCGGGAGCAGAACGTCTTCGTGGGGGAGCTGGAAGAGGCCCTGCGGCGCGGTGAGATCGACATCGCCGTGCACTCGCTCAAGGACCTGCCCACCACCCAGCCCGAGGGCCTGGTGATCGCCGGGGTGCCCCGGCGGGTGGACCCGCGCGACGTCTTCATCGGGCGCAACAGCGTGGCCCGTATGGCCGACCTGCCCAAAGGGGCGCGCATCGGCACCAGCTCGGTGCGGCGGCGGGCGCAGCTCTTGGCCTGGCGCGACGACCTGGAGGTCGTACCGCTTCGCGGCAATATCGACACCCGGCTCAAGAAGCTGGTGAGCGAGGGTCTGGACGGCATCATCCTGGCCGCGGCAGGGTTGCTGCGCCTCGAGATGCGCAACCGCATCGGCGAGTTCGTGGACCCCGAGATTCTGCTGCCCGCGCCGGGTCAGGGTGCGCTGGCGCTGGAGGTGCGCGAGGGCGACGACATGGCCGACGAGCTGGCCTACAGCCTCAACCACGCTCCCACGCGCGCCCGGGTGCTGGCCGAGCGCGGCTTCCTGCACGGTCTGGGAGCGGGCTGCCTGGCTCCGGTGGGGGCGCTGGCGCAGATCGAGGACGACGTGTTGGTGCTCGACGCCGGGGTGCTTTCGCTGGACGGCAAGACGCTGATCCGCGGGGAGATCGAAGGCGACCCCGAGGAGGCCTGGGAGCTGGGCCTCGAGCTGGCCCGCGACGTGCTCGCGGCCGGGGGCCGCGAGGTGCTGGCCGAGGCTGCAGGCAACTAGTTCTCATACGCATTACTGAAAACCATCAGAATTTCCCGTATACTGGGGGCACTATGGCGATGAAGCGCCTGACGCGCCAACGCAAAGCCGTGCTCGACGTGGTGCAGAAGGCCCGCAACCACCCGGACGCCGCCTGGATCTACCAGGAGGTGCGCAAGATCGTGCCCAGCATCAGCCTGGGGACCGTCTACCGCACCCTCGAGGCCCTGGTTTCGGAAGGGCAGATCGCGGTACTGGCGCGCGCCGGCGAGGCGACCCGCTACGACGCCAACCCGGTGCCGCACCACCACCTGATCTGCGAGCGCTGCGGTGAAATCGTCGACCTCGAGGTCGAACTCCCCGAGCTGCTCGCCCCCGCGCGTGCCGCGTACCCGGAGCTCACGATTCACGAGGCCAAGGTGGAGTTCCGCGGGCTCTGTCCCGCCTGCCGCCAGACCCTGCGGTCTTGAGCCGCACGCTGCTCGAGCGCCTGGCCCGCCGGGGGATGACCCCGGGGCTCGAGCGCATTCGCGCCCTGCTCGCCCGCCTGGACCATCCGGAGCGGGCGTTTCGCGTGGTCCTGGTCGGCGGCACCAACGGCAAGGGCAGCACCGCGCGGGCGCTCGCGCGGGTGCTGCAGGCCGCCGGCGAGCGGGTGGGGTTGTTCACCAGCCCCCACCTGCTGGACGTACGCGAGCGCATCGAAGTGGACGGCGCGGCGATCGCCCCGGGAGCCCTGGACGATCTCCTGGCCCGCCTGGCGCCCCACCTGGAGGCCAGCAGCGCCAGCTACTTCGAAGCGCTCGCAGCGGCGGCCCTCGTCCACTTCGCCGAGCAAAACGTCACCACGGCGGTCCTGGAGGTGGGTCTGGGCGGGCGTTTCGACGCCGTGAACGCCGCCGACCCGGCGCTTTCCATCGTCACCAACATCGACCTCGACCACACCGACTGGCTGGGGCCCACCCTCGCCCACGTCGCCCGGGAGAAGGCGGGAATCCTGCGCCCGGGCCGGCCCGCCCTCACGGCGGCGACCGGGGCAGGTGCGGCCTTTCTGGCGGCCGCGGCGCGGGCGCGGGGCGCGCGCCTCGAGCGCGTGGCCCCGACGCACGTCGAGACCCACGGGTACGGCGTCGCCTTCGTACTGGACGGCGGAGCCTACGCCGCGCCGCTGATGGGCCGGCACCAGGCGGACAATCTGGCGCTGGCGGTGCGCGCGGCCCGGTGGCTGGGCGCCGGCGAGGCCGCGGTGCGCGCGGGGCTGGCCGCGGTGCGCCACCCGGGCCGGCTCGAGTACCGCTCCGCCGAACGCCTGCTCCTCGACGGGGCCCACAACCCCGCCGGCGCGAGGTCGCTGGCCCGCGCGCTCGCCGACTACTTTCCCCTCATCCCCAAGACCCTCGTCTTCGCCGCCTCGGGCGACAAGGACGCGGCCGCCATGGCCGCGGCCCTGCGCCCCGCCTTCGCGCGGGTGTGGCTGACCCGCTACCCGGGCCCGCGCGCGGCCGCGCCTGCGGCGCTGCAGCGGCATTTCCCCGGGGCCCGGGTGGACCCCGATCCCCGGCGGGCGCTGGTGCGTGCCCGGGAGGAGCGTCCGCCGGGCGGGCTGGTGGTGGTCGCGGGCAGCCTCTACCTGCTGGCGGCGCTGGCGCGTACGGCTTCCGAAGCCGGCGCTCAGTAGGCGGGTTCCCAGGGCCGCACCCCGGAGCGGTCCAGCTTCGCGAGCAACTCGGCGGCCGTCGCCCCCCGGAGCGGGTGGCGCCAGTCCGGGGCCACCTCCGCAAGCGGCACCAGCACGAAGGCGCGTTCGTGCAGGCGCGGATGCGGCAGCGAAAGCCCCGGGCGTTCGAGCACCCGTCCCCCGAAGTCGAGCAGGTCCAGGTCGAGGGTGCGGGGGCCCCAGCACTCCCGGCGCACCCGTCCGTGGGCGCGCTCGATCTCCAGCAGCGCGGCGAGCAGCGCTTCCGGTTCCAGCGCCGAGCGGCCCACCAGCA from Oceanithermus desulfurans harbors:
- a CDS encoding menaquinone biosynthesis decarboxylase; the protein is MFRNLGAYLEDLERRGELVRVPEEVSAELEITALADRAFKTGGPALLFENVRDRDFPLVIGLFGTPERTARALGVRALDDLAARVERLLELKPAGGLAGALAMLPKLGELKGLFPKKVRRAPVQEVVLTGDRVDLGRLPVQTCWPGDGGPFVTLPQVITRDPETGEYNVGMYRMQVFGPRSTAMHWQLYKTGRRHFEKARKLGTRLEVAVALGGDPVLTYAATAPLPELPGLYEYHLAGFLRGRPVELVKAKTVDLWVPAEAEFVLEGYVDPAEPFVTEGPFGDHTGFYTPPSPYPLFHVTALSHRRGAVYPSTVVGPPPMEDAWLIEASERIFLPAAQLVIPEIRDYHMPPAGVAHNWVNVEIEKSYAGQGFKVASGLLGLGQMMSTKVVVVTSDAPPKPGFGALLAAVRHLRPERDVVFSKGPTDELDHAPAQVGFSGKLILDGTVKLEAEGPAAAPPVPPGPAGHPEVTAQHAWPGVLAVTIEKRRPGQVRALARRLAADPAVRLLLVADGGIDPANPDALMWWVLANLDPARDAWVEAGRTLVLDGTRKLPEEGARPWPEVARLDEKTLERARPLIERWLS
- a CDS encoding TlpA family protein disulfide reductase, whose product is MKRGIAFALILAGLAAMAQVVPWGLDVERGRAVLVFTSNCDDAAAAAKVKARVVLVLPEGQRCQAEGAEVFHDPGGLWRATFYVDREPTVVVLKEGQQVVAATQPLTPGLAESVNQVLQDDRSYPPRFALKIRPGDRLAGDLAGYTGLVAFWKEGCPWCEKERDDLARLCRELPVLLVSNTPGKPDLPECTRRGDWVLYRKWGIPGAPTHVWIEEGVVKWTSVGFQPELTKVLRILKDLRGRR
- a CDS encoding ABC transporter permease, coding for MSTTVRLLRAAVTLAATALAAALLLLGLSAYQHAQSELESLMRVVGRDVLMLERDWSQRGVIVTPDFVDALRAFATELDGFEALALRASGGRSPNRFDYYHASVTPEYFPVRHYPLAKGRLFAPGSCEAVAGYDHADLLGRRIKVRGVEVHVVGVLEPVSRRGGPDRYVDGTVFVPYDLKGPTVPMEVYIKFSSERALEAAWPQIVRWLEAGGYPYVTRPLADLFGVELRRQLREVLGGALLWGLLAALLTAGVNLSAYSLARALEQIRALGIRRAVGATARDLLHETTYSSLAWALAGYTLGVGLGFGLAGWFMRETGLQATPTLSSVVFVGLGIGALAVVSAYPAARWSASQPPAGAVRGIASSLPQRRQALAFVGLVLGLAAYGAQLGITSSAEEHARRVVGDLSSSTAIYSSFLYLRQQSLTDPRGAVPLNYNDYLALRTSELARGIRRSAFVENYRIELTGPEGKVETYLRAYEGPYPVLGGARPFLGRWPLPGEGELALGRRLAERLYGRPKEALSQELSAFGRRWMVVGVFAGAARPAPGNAADDQALLPRADLKRTLPGARAEILVEKKPGASEQVFTEIGQFLTARHLDFGLHPVQPLRRNDLVPELRSVLMRLAAAYRLLAFTILVLAGAGLMAQTLVSVQRRMRELGIRRATGATKTQMFLELLAPLGIGAMLAGLLGALLGLGAAYAVVRLHEATWSLPWAQLLLAPMAAPLLSALAAALPAWQAVSVPPAEAMRSE
- a CDS encoding ABC transporter ATP-binding protein codes for the protein MIELANVTKVYRKGRVEVPALRGVDLRIAEGEHVALMGPSGAGKSTLLYLMGLMEEPTTGRVTLFGEDVTNLSDTARSRLRGRTIGFVFQAFNLIPQLVAWQNVALPLRYQGVPRRQQKERALAMLERVGLADRSEHYPAELSGGEEQRVAIARALVIEPRLILADEPTGNLDTRTGRAVLGLLESAVADGPTLLIVTHDQEVAARAGRVVRVVDGQVLDGSPSGPPK
- a CDS encoding helix-turn-helix transcriptional regulator, encoding MNPSAGGASCLDPLIADALNRVLGELALGLIVDVPLGSLLNQDLAGWVAVTTSTSPLYLADLLEQDPRALVAGCRSADQLARIVRSLPEEPVGAAVYHGPPLGRLPLTRAERRLLKTYLQEDALEAAAERLGLKKKTAANRLAVVKEKLGVKTHGQLLRAYFGGPEGEPSST
- the hemC gene encoding hydroxymethylbilane synthase, which codes for MRVIVVGTRGSLLALTQTRWAVERLKENWPETEFKIKTIQTKGDRGADPREQNVFVGELEEALRRGEIDIAVHSLKDLPTTQPEGLVIAGVPRRVDPRDVFIGRNSVARMADLPKGARIGTSSVRRRAQLLAWRDDLEVVPLRGNIDTRLKKLVSEGLDGIILAAAGLLRLEMRNRIGEFVDPEILLPAPGQGALALEVREGDDMADELAYSLNHAPTRARVLAERGFLHGLGAGCLAPVGALAQIEDDVLVLDAGVLSLDGKTLIRGEIEGDPEEAWELGLELARDVLAAGGREVLAEAAGN
- the perR gene encoding manganese-dependent transcriptional regulator PerR gives rise to the protein MAMKRLTRQRKAVLDVVQKARNHPDAAWIYQEVRKIVPSISLGTVYRTLEALVSEGQIAVLARAGEATRYDANPVPHHHLICERCGEIVDLEVELPELLAPARAAYPELTIHEAKVEFRGLCPACRQTLRS
- a CDS encoding bifunctional folylpolyglutamate synthase/dihydrofolate synthase, whose protein sequence is MTPGLERIRALLARLDHPERAFRVVLVGGTNGKGSTARALARVLQAAGERVGLFTSPHLLDVRERIEVDGAAIAPGALDDLLARLAPHLEASSASYFEALAAAALVHFAEQNVTTAVLEVGLGGRFDAVNAADPALSIVTNIDLDHTDWLGPTLAHVAREKAGILRPGRPALTAATGAGAAFLAAAARARGARLERVAPTHVETHGYGVAFVLDGGAYAAPLMGRHQADNLALAVRAARWLGAGEAAVRAGLAAVRHPGRLEYRSAERLLLDGAHNPAGARSLARALADYFPLIPKTLVFAASGDKDAAAMAAALRPAFARVWLTRYPGPRAAAPAALQRHFPGARVDPDPRRALVRAREERPPGGLVVVAGSLYLLAALARTASEAGAQ